The Niallia alba genome includes a window with the following:
- a CDS encoding HAD hydrolase-like protein → MSQALIFDMDGTLFQTDKILEISLDDTFNHLRSLDQWNGETPIDKYREIMGVPLPVVWETLLPNHTIAIRKQIDAYFLERLVANIKSGKGDLYPNVKEVFSILKENNMAIYIASNGLPTYLQAIVEFYKLDNWVTETCSIQQIESLNKSDLVRTIIQKYKITNAAVVGDRLSDINAAKENGLVSIGCNFDFAQEIELKQADIVINDLIELTSVLATLPIFQVEQTSIL, encoded by the coding sequence TTGTCTCAAGCGCTAATATTCGATATGGATGGCACACTTTTTCAAACAGATAAAATTTTAGAAATATCTCTCGATGATACTTTTAATCACTTGCGTTCACTCGATCAATGGAATGGAGAAACCCCTATTGATAAATACCGTGAAATTATGGGTGTTCCATTACCTGTCGTCTGGGAGACATTATTGCCTAATCATACCATCGCTATAAGAAAGCAAATAGATGCTTATTTTCTTGAAAGATTAGTAGCGAATATTAAAAGTGGGAAAGGTGACTTATATCCAAATGTAAAAGAAGTCTTCTCCATCTTGAAAGAAAATAATATGGCCATCTACATAGCTAGTAATGGTTTACCTACATATTTACAAGCTATTGTAGAATTTTATAAATTAGATAACTGGGTGACTGAGACATGCAGTATTCAACAAATTGAATCACTGAATAAATCAGACCTTGTTCGTACCATCATACAGAAGTACAAGATTACTAATGCTGCTGTAGTGGGGGACCGCCTTTCTGACATAAATGCCGCGAAAGAAAATGGACTAGTTTCCATCGGTTGTAATTTTGATTTTGCTCAAGAAATCGAACTTAAGCAAGCGGATATTGTGATTAATGATCTTATCGAATTAACATCAGTCTTAGCAACATTACCGATCTTTCAGGTGGAACAAACTTCTATTCTATAA
- a CDS encoding DUF4023 family protein, translating to MEDTSQFVEKLKDDQKKQEKNKKHGKGHPEAKLPNKQH from the coding sequence ATGGAAGATACAAGTCAGTTTGTTGAAAAACTAAAGGATGATCAAAAAAAGCAAGAAAAAAACAAAAAACATGGTAAAGGGCATCCAGAAGCAAAATTACCGAATAAACAACATTAA
- a CDS encoding response regulator transcription factor has product MFKILVVEDDKNTRKLMCAVLKQHGFQIYDAADGMEALQVMEKEHVDLVVLDLMMPKMDGYELTRQLRQTWENLPILMVTAKQESVDKRKGFLVGTDDYMTKPVDEEEMVLRIKALLRRAKIANEHKLTVGKTILDYDALTVSREDIIITLPPKEFYLLFKLLSYPNMIFTRIQLMDEIWGMESETDDRTLNVHINRLRDRFKDFPEFEIVTVRGLGYKAVKKG; this is encoded by the coding sequence ATGTTTAAAATATTAGTGGTAGAAGATGATAAAAATACACGAAAATTAATGTGTGCCGTATTAAAGCAGCATGGATTTCAAATATATGATGCAGCTGATGGCATGGAGGCTCTTCAAGTAATGGAAAAGGAACACGTTGATTTAGTTGTGCTTGATTTAATGATGCCGAAAATGGATGGATATGAATTAACACGGCAGCTTAGACAAACATGGGAGAACCTTCCGATCTTGATGGTTACCGCTAAGCAAGAATCGGTAGATAAAAGAAAAGGATTCCTTGTCGGTACGGATGACTATATGACTAAACCTGTAGATGAAGAAGAAATGGTGCTTCGTATTAAAGCCCTTTTACGAAGAGCTAAAATCGCTAATGAGCATAAACTTACTGTCGGAAAAACGATTCTTGATTATGATGCACTAACTGTATCCCGCGAGGACATAATTATTACATTGCCTCCAAAAGAGTTTTACTTATTGTTCAAATTATTATCCTATCCTAATATGATCTTTACTCGTATTCAACTTATGGATGAAATTTGGGGAATGGAATCAGAAACAGATGACCGAACACTTAATGTTCATATCAATCGGTTAAGAGATCGATTCAAAGATTTTCCAGAGTTTGAAATCGTGACAGTAAGAGGACTAGGCTATAAGGCAGTGAAAAAGGGATGA
- a CDS encoding flavodoxin family protein, translated as MKTIAVIDGGTRPNGNTAILTDQVIEGLSVAKILLRDYTVFPIIDMRHDSGGFKKREDDYHTIIDQILPHKILIFSTPIYWYSMSGLMKNFVDRWSHSLRDSDYPDFKAQMAKKTAYVIAVGGDNPHVKGLPMIQQFQHIFDFMGIEFGGYIIGVGNKPKDILEDKKALFAAAQLKNKLIYS; from the coding sequence ATGAAAACAATTGCAGTCATTGACGGAGGAACTCGCCCCAATGGAAATACAGCTATCCTAACTGATCAAGTAATCGAAGGATTATCGGTTGCGAAAATTCTACTTAGAGATTATACTGTTTTCCCTATCATAGACATGCGTCACGATTCAGGCGGATTCAAAAAAAGAGAGGATGATTATCATACAATAATTGATCAAATTCTCCCACATAAGATTTTAATCTTCTCCACCCCTATCTACTGGTACAGCATGTCTGGATTAATGAAGAATTTTGTTGATCGATGGTCTCATTCATTAAGAGATTCTGACTATCCTGATTTTAAAGCTCAAATGGCTAAAAAGACAGCTTACGTTATTGCTGTAGGGGGAGATAATCCCCATGTAAAAGGCTTGCCTATGATTCAGCAATTTCAGCATATTTTTGATTTCATGGGGATTGAGTTTGGTGGTTACATTATAGGTGTTGGCAATAAGCCTAAAGATATATTGGAAGATAAGAAAGCACTTTTTGCTGCTGCTCAGCTGAAAAACAAATTAATATATTCATAG